CAGCGCTGGTTTCGCGTCTTTCGATCACGGTCATGACGGTGTTCGCGAACGCGTCCAAAGCCGCCTCGCAACTGGTCGTTTGCGACGGCCACTTCACGCCCCGCCGGCCGAGACGACGGCGTCGGTGATGAAACCCGCCAGAAGGCCGACCAATAGACCGTAGGCGACCAGGTCACTGCGTTTGGCGCGGGCGGCGACGCCGAGCAGTTGGACCATGACGTAAGCGATGGAACCGGCCGCCAAAGTCAGGAAGACGACGCTGACCGGTTCGGAGCTGAAGCTGTGTCCGACGGCGGTGCCGACAAACGTGGGGCCACCGCCGATGGCGGCCATACCGAGCAAGAAGCCCCAGCTGGGTCGGCCGTCGGAGCCGGCGGTGTCCGTGTCGGCGGTCAGCGGCGCGACGATGCCGAATCCTTCAGTGGCGTTGTGGAGAGCGAAACCGATGACCAGCACGGTGGCCAGGGTGATGGCACCGCTGGCGGCGGCCTGGCCGATGGCGAGGCCTTCGGCGAAGTTGTGCAGTCCGATGCCGACGGCGATCAGCAGCGACAATCGTTGCCCGGATGACCACCCGGCGATCACGGGCGTCTGTGTGCGTGGGGAGTGCTCGGACCGGGCCATGGCACCCGGTCCGCTGCGCTTGCCGCGTTGCCCGGCGCGGGCCATGTAGCGGTCGTAGGCCACCAGGCCAAGAAGACCCACGGCCAGACCACCGGCGAAGAGGCTGCCGTAGCCGGCAACGGGGCCCAGGCCGCCGTGACCGTCGTGGACGGCGCCGAGGGCGGCGTCGATCGGTGCCCACGCAGCGGACAGGACGTCCCAAAAAATGAACAGGAGCACGCCGACGGAAGTGGCGGTCAGTAAGACCCGCACCCCGGGTGCCGGATGTCGCAGCCGACCGACCGGCAGGCCCAGCAAGATGGTTGCGCCCGCGATCAATCCGAGCAGCAGCGTCATCGGCAAGTTCATACCCACCAGCATGACATGGATAGGTAAGGGAAACCTAAGGGTCGCCCTCGGGCCGGAACAGCAGCGCGAGAGGGCCCCGACAAATGGGGCGCGCCGCGCTGAGTCACGCCGAGGACGCCCATTGCTGGAGCCGGCGCTGCACGGATGGGCCGAATCGTCCTTCGGACAGCCAGACCATCCTTCCGCTCGGCGCGGTCCCGGCAGTCGAATCGAGCGGGCGCCAGTGGCGCGTCAGTCAACTTCGAAGCGACCGGCGGTGCGCTCTCGGCGGTGCCAGACGAGCGAAACACCGCTTTGAACCACGAGGGCCACGCTCAAGGTGAGCCACCAGATCTCCTGGAGGCCAAGCGATATCCCGGCCACAACCAGGACGATGTGAACGACCACACTGATCGACCAGAAGATCGTCCCGATCACCCTCGCCGGCCCAGATTGCGCGGTGGCAGTCGGTGGCGGGCAGGTCTTACGCCCAAACCATCGGGCTGGCTGGCCGGCTGGAGATCACCTGGGTCTCACAGTTCTTCGAGGATGCCGCGGTGAAGTTCCCCCTGGTAGAGCTGCGGACTTGGCAGTGCGTGGAGTCGACAGAACAAGTCGGGTACGCCTTCGCCAGCTACCGGCGCCGCGCCGCGTTGCCGGGCAAGGACCGGCGACTGGTCGACGCAGACCCGCAACGCGGGTGAACCCTGCCCTTCACGCTGCAAACCGGGTCTGCAGACGGGATCATCGGGAGATGTCGACGCCGCCTCCGCAGGTAACTCCAGCATTTGGTGACCCGCATTTCCCACTTGCGGCCGCCTACAACGCCATGATCGCTGAGCGTCATGTTCAGGAACAGGCCACCCGGCCCAACCCCGCCGTGTTGCAGGCGGAGCTGGCCCACGAGGCACAACGCCAGTACTTCCAATCCCTGAGCCTTCCACCACCGCCGAAGTCCGATAGCACCCTGGACATGCTGAGGGCGGCATCGCAGGGTTTCGCACCCCACAAGCCCAGTGGTGGGATGCTGCCGTCGCGTGACCTGCCGATGTACCGCACCGACGCAGGAGCGGCAGCTGGGGGCATCGAAATCGGTGCGGTGGTCTCAGCCGCTAGTTCGTCGGCTGGGGAGGCGGCGGAGCTTGCTGCGGCCGGCGCCGCGAAAGGCGTCGAGGCATATATGTTGGCGGGCCTGTCGGCCGCGGATGCGACGGCTGGCGACGCCCTGATGCAGATGGCTCGGCAGCGAATGGTCTACGACGTGGGTGACGGCGGAGACAGCCGGTGGCAGCTCTTGAACGAGTTGGTGACGCTCTACGGCCAGGCCGCGAAATATCACCTATCCAGCCGAGATCTTCGGATTCTCAACGTCATGAAGGGGAAATTGGCGCATGAGCTCATGAACACGGGCGGCGCGGGCTGAGGGCGGCAGATCCTGAAGACCGGTGCCGGGGGAGACGACTCAAGCCGCCACCGTCCCCTCGCTGCCCGAATACGCCGACGTCACCTCCGGATGCCTGCTGCTGCCGGGGATCCCATACCTCAGCCTGGAGCACCACGCCGGCTGGGTCGAGGCCGACCACAGCGGACAGGTCGCTTCCATGCGGGCCTGCTCCGGCATCGACCCGATGGACGACGCCGACACCGCGGTGCTGGCCCTGCTGCTGGCCGCCTGATGAACCAGCCACCGAACCGCCGTCCATGATCGACAAGCGATGCCGCGTTGCATCGGCGCACAAGCGGCACGATGCTGCTCGATGCACCGCACCCACGCACCCTTCATGCATGTCGGGTGCATTCTGCGGTGAGCGAGGTGAAGACCGCCGCGACGGCGCCCTATCCGGTCGACAGGCTCGACCGACGCCGACCGCGCTGGAGGTGGCCGACTACATCGTCGCCCAGTCCGATGCTGGCGGAGAGAGCATCGATCTGCCGAAACTGCAGGCCCTGCTGTACCCGTCGCAAGCATGCAATCTGGCCATCACCGGCCAGCCCATGTTCGACGAGCCGATACTGGCCAGCCCCGATGGCCCCTACATCGAGTCGGTCGCCGTCCGCTGGGCTGTGACTCAGAGGCCGGCGGTGAATTCCATGCCGGAGCGTGCCTGATTGGCGGCGTTGGTCGTGGTGAAAGCACGGGCCAGGGCTTTCTGCATGGTGGCGTCCGGACCGCTGTCGAGCACGACATGCACAGCCGGCCGCCGAGCCCGGATCTCCATGGTCAGACCAGC
This window of the Nakamurella panacisegetis genome carries:
- a CDS encoding ZIP family metal transporter, whose product is MNLPMTLLLGLIAGATILLGLPVGRLRHPAPGVRVLLTATSVGVLLFIFWDVLSAAWAPIDAALGAVHDGHGGLGPVAGYGSLFAGGLAVGLLGLVAYDRYMARAGQRGKRSGPGAMARSEHSPRTQTPVIAGWSSGQRLSLLIAVGIGLHNFAEGLAIGQAAASGAITLATVLVIGFALHNATEGFGIVAPLTADTDTAGSDGRPSWGFLLGMAAIGGGPTFVGTAVGHSFSSEPVSVVFLTLAAGSIAYVMVQLLGVAARAKRSDLVAYGLLVGLLAGFITDAVVSAGGA
- a CDS encoding dihydrofolate reductase family protein; protein product: MAGRSYAQTIGLAGRLEITWVSQFFEDAAVKFPLVELRTWQCVESTEQVGYAFASYRRRAALPGKDRRLVDADPQRG
- a CDS encoding Panacea domain-containing protein, which gives rise to MADYIVAQSDAGGESIDLPKLQALLYPSQACNLAITGQPMFDEPILASPDGPYIESVAVRWAVTQRPAVNSMPERA